TTGCCGACAAGGTGCGGATCGAGATCGCCCGCGCCGCGGTCGGCGGCTATCAGGGTCAGGATCCGGTCGTCGCTCCGGACAACGCGTAAGGCAGTTTTACCTATGTACAAGAACCTTCGCTGGAAGCTCCTCACCATCTTCGCGGTCCTCGTCGTCTTCGGCGGACTCGGCGTCTATCCGCTCGTCGCGCAGCGCTACCATCTGCCGCTGCCGGGCTGGGTCGAGGCCAAGATGTTGAAGCTGGGTCTCGACCTCAAGGGCGGCGTGCACCTCGAGATGCGCGTCAACACCGACGACGCGCTGAAGATCACCACGACCTCGGTGAGCGAGCGGCTGCGCGACGCAATGAAGGCGGCGGGCGCTCCCGATCTGAACATCAGCGTGACCTCCCCGACGACGTTCCGCGTCGAAGGCGTGCCGCAGGCCAACGACTCGCAGTTCCGCGCCTCGGCCGACGAGATCGCCGGCGAGAACTACGATCGCAACCCGCTCGCCGGCGGTGCCTACGAGTTCCGGATGAGGCAGAGCGCCGAGCGGACCCTGCGCAACGACGCCGTCGAGCAGGCGATGCAGACGATCGATCGGCGGGTCAACGCGCTGGGCGTCACCGAACCGAGCATCGCGCGCCAGTCGAGCGGCGAGCGGCTCCTGGTCCAGATGCCGGGCCTGACCGACGTCGCCCGCGCCAAGGAGATCATCCGCTCCACCGCGATCCTCGAATTCCGGCTGGTCGAAGCGGGACCGGCCTCGAAAGAGGATCTGCTGAAGCAGTACAACGGCACGCTGCCCGGCGACATGGAAATGCTTCCCGGCTCCGGCGCCGAGTCGGGTCAGTTCTACGTGGTCAAGAAGATCGCGACGGTCACCGGGCAGGATCTGCGCGTCGCCAGGCCGGGGCTCGACGAGAACAACCAGCCGGCGGTCCTGTTCGAGCTGAAATCGCAGGGAGCGGTGAATTTCGGCAAGCTCTCGGGCGAGAACCTCGGACGCTATCTCGCGATCATCCTCGACAACCGCGTCATCTCGGCGCCGCGGCTCGAAGGGCGGATCACCGATTCGGGCCGCATCTCCGGCGGCTTCACCTCCGAGAGCGCGAACGACCTCGCGCTCACGCTGCGCTCCGGCGCGCTGCCCGCCTCGCTGACCTACCTCGAGGAGCGGGTCGTCGGGCCCAGCCTCGGCGCGGACTCGGTGCGCGCCGGCGTGATCTCGTCCGCGGTCGGCCTGCTCCTCATCCTGATCTTCATCGTCTGGTACTACAAGCTCGCCGGGGTCAACGCGGTGATCGCGCTGGTCTTCAACCTCGTCATCCTGCTCGGGCTGATGGCGTACTTCGGCGCGACGATGACGCTGCCGGGGATCGCCGGCTTCGTGCTCACGATGGGCATGGGCGTCGACTCGAACGTGCTCATCTTCGAGCGCATCAAGGAGGAGCTCGAGGCGCAGCGCGGCGTGCGCGCCTCGATCAACGCCGGCTTCAGCCGCGTCTTCCTGACGCTGCTCGACACCCACGTCGCGTCGCTGATCGCCGCCGCGTTCCTCTTCCAGTTCGGCACCGGACCGATCCGCGGGTTCGCCACGACGCTGTCGATCGGGCTCTTCGTCAATCTCTTCACGTCGATCTTCGTGTCGAAGACCCTCTTCGAGCTCGAGCTCTCGCGGCGCAAGACGCCGTCGATCAGCATCTAGGACCGTCATGAGAATTTTCAAGAATCCCAATTACGACTTCGTTCGCTGGACCTGGCACGCGCTGGTGCTGTCGTGGGTGATCATCCTCGCCGGCGGCGTGTACATCTGGAAGAACGGCATCCCGAAGGGGGTCGAGTTCTCGGGCGGCACGATCGTGATCGTGAAGTTCGATCAGGTGCCGAATCTCGACCGCATCCGGACGGCGCTGCCGGACGGCGCCAACGCAATCGTCCAGACCTACGGTCCGGATACATCGCGGGAAGTGATGATCCGCGTGCCGTCGGCGGGCGCGGAAGCGGGCGCCTCCCTCAGCGCGCAGGCCGAGGCGGTGGTTGCCTCGCTGAACAGCGCCGGCCTCGGCCCGATCGCCGGCACCTGCTCGCCGCAGAAGCCGTCCAACTGCCTCTCGGGCACGGAGATCGTCGGCCCGACGGTCGGCCGCGAGCTGACCCGCCGCGGCATTCTCGCCACCGTGTTCGCGCTGGCCGGGATCCTGGTCTACATCGCGCTGCGGTTCCGGATCAGCTTCGCCGTGGGCGCGGTCATCGCGACGATCCACGACCTGCTGATCACGCTGGTGTTCCTCGCCGTGTTCCAGTACGAGATGAGTCTCAACGTCGTCGCGGCGCTGCTGACCATCACCGGCTATTCGATGAACGACACCATCGTCATCTTCGACCGGGTGCGCGAGAACATGCGCTCGATGCGCCGCGACGACCTCGCGACGGTGATCAACACGGCGGTGAACCAGATGATGGACCGCACCGTGATCACCGGCGGCTCGACGCTGCTGGCGGTCACCGCGCTCTATTTCTTCGGCGGCGAAGTGCTGAAGGGGTTCGCCTTCACCATGATCGTCGGGATCATCACCGGCACCTATTCGAGCGTGTTCATCGCCGCGGCGATCGTCCTGCTGTGGCAGAGAAGGTCCCACCGCAAGGCCGCTCCGGCGGCCCCGGTCGCGCCGGTCGCGCCGGCGAAGAAGTCCACCAAGCGCCGCGCATCGTGAGTGTCCGGAGGGACTGCGCTCCCGTCGGCCTCCGCCCTCGACGGCAGGCAGCGCCGGCTGCGGCGTGACGTCGCCGGATCCGGTCAGCGGCGCGGACGCGCCGGGACCACACGCGAGCGGCGCCCGGGTCGGAACGTGAGATGAATTGGTTCGCGGCAGCGCTGCTGGGCATCGTCCAGGGGCTGACTGAGTTTCTTCCGGTGTCGTCCACGGCGCACCTGCTGCTCGGCGCGCGGCTGCTCCGGTTCGACGATCCCGGCGGCGTGTTCACCGTGATGATCCAGCTCGGCTCGATCCTCGCGGTGATGTGGCTCTATCGCGCGAAGCTCGTGCACGTACTGACGAACCTGCCGTCCGATCGCGACGCGCAACACTTCGCGCTGATGATCGTCGTCGCCTTTCTCCCGGCGGTCGTCGCCGGGCTGCTGTTTGCCGGCTTCGTCAAGAGCGTTCTCTACGAGAGCCCGGCGGTCATCGCCGTGTCGTTCATCGCCGGCGGGATCGTCATGCTGGCCGTGGAGCGCCTGCGTCCCGCCCCCGCGATCATGAACGCCGAGCACACGCCGCTGATGCGCGCACTGGGCATCGGCGCGTGCCAGGTGCTGGCGCTGATTCCCGGCGTCTCCCGATCGGGCGCCACCATCGTCGGCGCGATGGTGCTGGGGCTCGATCGCGCCGCCGCCGCGGAGTTCTCCTTCTTTCTCGCCATGCCGACGATGATGGCCGCCTTCGCGCACGATCTGCTCGAGGCGCGTCAGCACCTGAACGTGGAGCGCGCCGAGGAGATCGCCATCGGATTCGTGTTCGCGTTCATTGCCGCGGCGATCGTCGTCCGTCCGTTCCTGACGGTCGTCCGGCGGGTCGGCTTCGTGCCGTTCGCCTGGTATCGCATCGCCGCGGGAGCCCTCATCCTCGCGGCGCTGTTCATGGGGCTGCGCTGACCGTGTTCCAGTGGCTGCGGCGCAGTTTCATCGCGGGGTTCTTCGTCACCGTCCCGCTGTTCATCACGGTGGCGGCGATCCTGTGGCTGTTCCGCCTGGTCGACGGCCTGGTCGGTCCGCTCTACATCAAGCTGCTCGGCCCGGAGCTGATCCCGCCCGGGCTCGGCATCGCGACGACGGCGGTGGCGCTGCTCGTGGTCGGCGCGATCGCGACCAACGTGGTGGGGAAGCGGCTGCTGCAGCGCGCCGAGTGGCTGCTGCTGCACGTGCCGCTGTTCCGCAGCGTCTACGCGCCGGTGAAGCAGCTCGTGGTCGCGTTTTCGCCGGACAACGAATACGGATTCAAGCGCGTCGTGCTGATCGAGGACTCGGCGCGGGGGCTGCTGCTCGGCTTCCTGACGAAGGAGTTCACCATCGACCGCGGCCAGGGGCCCGAGGCGCTGATCGCGGTCTACGTGCCGACCAACCACCTCTACCTGGGCGACATCGTCATCTGCCCGCGCGACAGCGCGTCGTACCCGGACATCACCGTCGAGCAGGGCATCCGCATTTTCCTGACCGGCGGGATGGCGCTCGCGGGGCGGATCCGCGCCCGGCGGGGGGACGACCGGGTCGGAGATTTCCGGGTGTGATTAATAGGTATAATCCGGTGTTTTGACTGCTTCCGACACTTCAACACATATGACCATCAGATCCGACCGAGCGTTCTCCGTCCAGCTCCGCACCCTCGCCCTGCTCGCCGCGCTGTTGATGACCCCGATGGCGATCGCCGACGCGCACGCGCAGGCGCCGGCCCCGGGGGGGGCGCCGGCGGCGCAGGCGCCGGTTCCGAGCGGCGGCGGCGAAGCCAACCTGGTGCTGCCGGATCTCAGCACCGAGTCGTTCCAGGGGATCAACGGTCGGACGCTGCTGATGGCCGGCCTTCTCGTCTGCGTCGCCGGCCTGGCGTTCGGCATGATCATCTTCGTCCGGCTGAAGAACATGCCGGTGCACCGCTCGATGCTCGAGGTCTCGGAGCTGATCTACGAGACCTGCAAGACCTACCTGATCACGCAGGGGAAGTTCATCCTGCTGCTCGAGCTGTTCATCGGCGTCATCATGCTGTTCTATTTCGGCCGCCTCGCCGCGACGGTCGATCCGGTCACCGGCGCGGAGACGCACGGATTCCCGCCGTTCAAGGTCGCGGTCATCCTGCTCTTCAGTCTGATCGGCATCGCCGGCAGCTACGGCGTCGCCTGGTTCGGCATCCGCGTCAACACGTTCGCGAACTCGCGGGCGGCATTCGCCGGGCTCCGCGGCATGCCGTATCCGATCTATGCCATTCCGCTGCAGGCGGGGATGAGCATCGGGATGCTGCTCATCAGCGTCGAGCTGCTGATCATGCTCTGCATCCTGCTGTTCATCCCGGGGGACTACGCCGGCTCCTGCTTCATCGGTTTCGCCATCGGCGAATCGCTCGGCGCGGCGGCGCTCCGCATCGCCGGCGGCATCTTCACCAAGATCGCCGACATCGGCTCCGATCTGATGAAGATCGTCTTCAACATCAAGGAAGACGACGCGCGCAACCCCGGCGTCATCGCCGACTGCACCGGCGACAACGCCGGCGACTCGGTGGGCCCGAGCGCCGACGGCTTCGAGACCTACGGCGTCACCGGCGTGGCGCTGATCTCGTTCATCCTCCTCGCCGTCACCAGTCCGGCGGTGCAGGTGCAGCTGCTGGTCTGGATCTTCGTGATGCGGGTGATGATGATCATCGCCAGCGGCGTCTCCTACCTGCTGAACGAATCGATTTCCAGGGCGCAATACGGCAGCGCGCAGAAGATGAACTTCGAGGCGCCGCTGACCCGTCTGGTGTGGCTGACCTCGATCGTCTCGGTGGCGATCACCTACGTGGTGTCCTACCTGCTCATCCCGGTGGTCGGCGGCGACAGCTCGCTGTGGTGGAAGCTGTCGACGATCATCACCTGCGGCACGCTGGCCGGGGCGATCATTCCCGAGTTCGTCAAGGTCTTCACCTCCACCGAGTCCGCTCACGTGAAGGAAGTGGTGATCTCGTCGCGCGAAGGCGGCGCGTCGCTGAACATCCTGTCCGGCTTCGTCGCGGGGAACTTCAGCGCCTACTGGCTCGGGATGAGCATCGTCGGGCTGATGGCGATCGCGTACGGCGTCAGCACCCAGGGACTCGGCGGCGACCCGGCGTCGCCGCTGATGATCGCGCCGGCGGTCTTCGCCTTCGGCCTGGTGGCGTTCGGCTTTCTCGGCATGGGGCCGGTGACGATCGCGGTCGACTCGTACGGGCCGGTGACGGACAACGCGCAGTCGGTGTTCGAGCTCTCGGTGATCGAGACGCTGCCCAACATCAAGGCGGAGCTCAAGAAGGACTACGGCTTCGACGTGAACTTCGAGCGCGCCAAGCACCTGCTCGAGGAGAACGACGGCGCCGGCAACACCTTCAAGGCGACCGCCAAGCCGGTGCTGATCGGCACCGCGGTGGTCGGCGCGACGACGATGATCTTCTCGATCATCGTCGTGCTCACCCAGCGGCTGCAGCCGCAGTTCCTGCAGTACCTCTCGATCCTGCACCCGCCGTTCCTGCTCGGTCTGATCACCGGCGGGGCGATGATCTACTGGTTCACCGGCGCGTCGACCCAGGCGGTGACGACCGGCGCTTACCGGGCGGTCGAGTTCATCAAGGCGAACATCCGGCTGGACGGGATCGAGAAGGCGTCGGTGACGGACTCGAAGAAGGTGGTCGAGATCTGCACGCAGTACGCGCAGAAGGGGATGTTCAACATCTTCCTCGCGGTGTTCTTCGGCACGCTCGGGTTTGCCTTTCTCGAGCCGTACTTCTTCATCGGCTACCTGATTTCCATCGCGCTGTTCGGCCTCTACCAGGCGATCTTCATGGCCAACGCCGGCGGCGCGTGGGACAACGCCAAGAAGATCGTCGAGGTGGAGCTGAAGCAGAAGGGCACGCCGCTGCATGCCGCGACGGTAGTCGGCGATACGGTCGGCGACCCGTTCAAGGACACCTCGTCGGTGGCGCTCAACCCGGTCATCAAGTTCACCACGCTGTTCGGCCTCCTCGCCGTCGAACTGGGGGTGCAGCTGGGGCGGGACTACGGGACGGGCCTCAGCCACGTCCTTTCGGCGCTGTTCCTGGCGGGTTCGGCATTCTTCGTTTTCCGGTCGTTTTACGGGATGCGTATCCGCACCGGGGCCTGACGCCCGGCCGGCATGGCACATATCTGAAATACGCATGGCTGGTGTCGAAAATGGTCAGCCATATACGAGAAAACGGTGTCTAAGAGTTCCAAGAGGTTCGTTGACACCCGTTTTTGCTACTGACTATAATTCGCGGTCTTGCGCCGCTTGCTGAGGGTGAGGAGGGGTAGCCGTGCCGCGTGACATGTTCGGCGACGTCGTGGATCCGACGATCAAGCTCGGATCGCAGAAGTGGTATACGGTCCCGCTCTCGGTGCTGGCGCACATCGTCATCTTCGGGGCGATCATCATCATTCCGTTGATGGCGACGGATGTGCTGCCGACCCCCCCGTCCATGATGGCGTTCGTGGCGGCCCCGCCGCCTCCGCCGCCGCCGCCGCCGCCGCCACCCGCACCCGCGGCCGCGCAGCCCAAGGTGCAGCCGGTGACGGTCAACCCCAATGCCGCGCCGATCGAGGCGCCGAAGGAAATCAAGCCGGAAGTGTCGGTGCCGAGCGTCGG
The genomic region above belongs to Vicinamibacterales bacterium and contains:
- the secD gene encoding protein translocase subunit SecD; the encoded protein is MYKNLRWKLLTIFAVLVVFGGLGVYPLVAQRYHLPLPGWVEAKMLKLGLDLKGGVHLEMRVNTDDALKITTTSVSERLRDAMKAAGAPDLNISVTSPTTFRVEGVPQANDSQFRASADEIAGENYDRNPLAGGAYEFRMRQSAERTLRNDAVEQAMQTIDRRVNALGVTEPSIARQSSGERLLVQMPGLTDVARAKEIIRSTAILEFRLVEAGPASKEDLLKQYNGTLPGDMEMLPGSGAESGQFYVVKKIATVTGQDLRVARPGLDENNQPAVLFELKSQGAVNFGKLSGENLGRYLAIILDNRVISAPRLEGRITDSGRISGGFTSESANDLALTLRSGALPASLTYLEERVVGPSLGADSVRAGVISSAVGLLLILIFIVWYYKLAGVNAVIALVFNLVILLGLMAYFGATMTLPGIAGFVLTMGMGVDSNVLIFERIKEELEAQRGVRASINAGFSRVFLTLLDTHVASLIAAAFLFQFGTGPIRGFATTLSIGLFVNLFTSIFVSKTLFELELSRRKTPSISI
- the secF gene encoding protein translocase subunit SecF — encoded protein: MRIFKNPNYDFVRWTWHALVLSWVIILAGGVYIWKNGIPKGVEFSGGTIVIVKFDQVPNLDRIRTALPDGANAIVQTYGPDTSREVMIRVPSAGAEAGASLSAQAEAVVASLNSAGLGPIAGTCSPQKPSNCLSGTEIVGPTVGRELTRRGILATVFALAGILVYIALRFRISFAVGAVIATIHDLLITLVFLAVFQYEMSLNVVAALLTITGYSMNDTIVIFDRVRENMRSMRRDDLATVINTAVNQMMDRTVITGGSTLLAVTALYFFGGEVLKGFAFTMIVGIITGTYSSVFIAAAIVLLWQRRSHRKAAPAAPVAPVAPAKKSTKRRAS
- a CDS encoding undecaprenyl-diphosphate phosphatase, producing the protein MNWFAAALLGIVQGLTEFLPVSSTAHLLLGARLLRFDDPGGVFTVMIQLGSILAVMWLYRAKLVHVLTNLPSDRDAQHFALMIVVAFLPAVVAGLLFAGFVKSVLYESPAVIAVSFIAGGIVMLAVERLRPAPAIMNAEHTPLMRALGIGACQVLALIPGVSRSGATIVGAMVLGLDRAAAAEFSFFLAMPTMMAAFAHDLLEARQHLNVERAEEIAIGFVFAFIAAAIVVRPFLTVVRRVGFVPFAWYRIAAGALILAALFMGLR
- a CDS encoding DUF502 domain-containing protein, giving the protein MFQWLRRSFIAGFFVTVPLFITVAAILWLFRLVDGLVGPLYIKLLGPELIPPGLGIATTAVALLVVGAIATNVVGKRLLQRAEWLLLHVPLFRSVYAPVKQLVVAFSPDNEYGFKRVVLIEDSARGLLLGFLTKEFTIDRGQGPEALIAVYVPTNHLYLGDIVICPRDSASYPDITVEQGIRIFLTGGMALAGRIRARRGDDRVGDFRV
- a CDS encoding sodium-translocating pyrophosphatase; its protein translation is MTIRSDRAFSVQLRTLALLAALLMTPMAIADAHAQAPAPGGAPAAQAPVPSGGGEANLVLPDLSTESFQGINGRTLLMAGLLVCVAGLAFGMIIFVRLKNMPVHRSMLEVSELIYETCKTYLITQGKFILLLELFIGVIMLFYFGRLAATVDPVTGAETHGFPPFKVAVILLFSLIGIAGSYGVAWFGIRVNTFANSRAAFAGLRGMPYPIYAIPLQAGMSIGMLLISVELLIMLCILLFIPGDYAGSCFIGFAIGESLGAAALRIAGGIFTKIADIGSDLMKIVFNIKEDDARNPGVIADCTGDNAGDSVGPSADGFETYGVTGVALISFILLAVTSPAVQVQLLVWIFVMRVMMIIASGVSYLLNESISRAQYGSAQKMNFEAPLTRLVWLTSIVSVAITYVVSYLLIPVVGGDSSLWWKLSTIITCGTLAGAIIPEFVKVFTSTESAHVKEVVISSREGGASLNILSGFVAGNFSAYWLGMSIVGLMAIAYGVSTQGLGGDPASPLMIAPAVFAFGLVAFGFLGMGPVTIAVDSYGPVTDNAQSVFELSVIETLPNIKAELKKDYGFDVNFERAKHLLEENDGAGNTFKATAKPVLIGTAVVGATTMIFSIIVVLTQRLQPQFLQYLSILHPPFLLGLITGGAMIYWFTGASTQAVTTGAYRAVEFIKANIRLDGIEKASVTDSKKVVEICTQYAQKGMFNIFLAVFFGTLGFAFLEPYFFIGYLISIALFGLYQAIFMANAGGAWDNAKKIVEVELKQKGTPLHAATVVGDTVGDPFKDTSSVALNPVIKFTTLFGLLAVELGVQLGRDYGTGLSHVLSALFLAGSAFFVFRSFYGMRIRTGA